A window of the Fuscovulum sp. genome harbors these coding sequences:
- the pcaC gene encoding 4-carboxymuconolactone decarboxylase has translation MSDLTKTAMTTRRRVLGDAHVNRAEAAKTPFDTPFQALITDAAWGHVWSRDTISLRERSMLTIALLAGLGNDHELAMHIRATRNTGATQSDVMEALLHVAIYAGVPRANHAISIAKEVFAAMEQEVTR, from the coding sequence ATGTCTGACCTGACCAAGACGGCCATGACAACCCGCCGCCGCGTCCTGGGCGATGCCCATGTGAACCGCGCCGAGGCAGCAAAGACCCCGTTTGACACCCCTTTTCAGGCGTTGATCACCGATGCCGCCTGGGGACATGTCTGGTCGCGCGATACCATCTCGTTGCGCGAACGGTCGATGCTGACCATCGCCTTGCTTGCGGGGCTGGGCAACGATCACGAATTGGCCATGCACATCCGGGCCACCCGCAACACCGGTGCCACGCAATCCGACGTGATGGAGGCGCTGTTGCATGTCGCCATCTATGCGGGTGTGCCGCGCGCCAACCATGCCATTTCGATCGCCAAGGAGGTTTTCGCCGCCATGGAGCAGGAGGTCACCCGATGA
- the pcaH gene encoding protocatechuate 3,4-dioxygenase subunit beta, with translation MKPAEFYMRDRNLHPPAHHPGYKTSVPRSPRNALLTLQQTVSEITGPTFGHNDIGALDNDLTLNFNHGGLPVGERIILQGRVLDENNRPVPNTLVEIWQANASGRYRHKKDAYLGALDPNFGGCGRTLTDAEGRYAFRTIKPGPYPWLNYVNSWRPAHIHVSVFGTSFSQRLITQLYFEGDPLIPKCPIVQTIPDPQAVQQLIAVLDLNSAVPMDCLAYKFDIVLRGRRSTLFENRLEGN, from the coding sequence ATGAAGCCCGCCGAATTCTATATGCGCGACCGCAACCTGCATCCGCCCGCCCACCATCCGGGTTACAAGACCAGCGTGCCACGATCGCCCCGCAACGCGCTTTTGACGCTGCAACAGACCGTGTCAGAAATCACCGGGCCGACCTTCGGGCATAATGATATCGGCGCGCTCGACAATGACCTGACGCTGAACTTCAACCACGGCGGTCTGCCAGTGGGCGAGCGGATCATTCTGCAGGGCAGGGTTCTTGACGAGAACAACCGCCCCGTACCGAATACCTTGGTCGAAATCTGGCAAGCCAACGCCTCGGGTCGGTATCGCCACAAGAAAGACGCCTATCTAGGTGCGCTGGACCCGAATTTTGGCGGCTGCGGGCGCACGCTGACCGATGCAGAGGGCCGCTATGCCTTTCGCACCATCAAGCCCGGGCCTTACCCTTGGCTGAACTATGTCAACTCCTGGCGGCCCGCGCATATCCATGTCTCCGTTTTTGGCACGTCGTTCAGCCAGCGCCTGATCACGCAGCTTTACTTTGAGGGCGATCCGCTGATCCCGAAATGCCCGATCGTTCAGACCATCCCCGACCCGCAGGCGGTGCAGCAATTGATTGCCGTGCTTGATCTGAATTCTGCCGTGCCTATGGATTGTCTGGCCTATAAGTTTGACATCGTGCTGCGCGGGCGGCGGTCGACGCTCTTTGAAAACCGGCTTGAGGGGAACTGA
- the pcaG gene encoding protocatechuate 3,4-dioxygenase subunit alpha, producing the protein MVQTLPYLRESASQTAGPYVHIGLAPGAAGFHTFETELGQTLAPEGVPGPRVTIEGQVFDGLGAPIKDVLIEVWQADANGIYPHPEDPRAADCAPGFRGWGRVISDFDTGLFRFETVKPGPVAGRAGRMQAPHLNLWLVSRGINIGLNTRMYFPEDTAAHAADPVLGSIEQRARVATLIAIATGPSTYRFDIRLQGDGETVFIDV; encoded by the coding sequence ATGGTCCAAACCTTGCCCTACCTGCGCGAAAGCGCCTCGCAAACCGCTGGTCCCTATGTCCATATCGGGCTGGCCCCCGGTGCCGCCGGATTTCATACCTTTGAGACCGAACTGGGCCAGACCCTTGCGCCCGAAGGTGTTCCCGGCCCCCGAGTCACCATCGAAGGCCAAGTGTTCGATGGTCTGGGTGCGCCGATCAAGGATGTGCTGATCGAGGTCTGGCAGGCGGATGCGAACGGCATCTACCCCCATCCGGAAGATCCCCGCGCGGCCGATTGCGCGCCGGGCTTTCGTGGGTGGGGCCGAGTGATTTCAGATTTTGACACAGGGCTTTTTCGGTTTGAAACCGTCAAGCCCGGTCCAGTTGCGGGCCGTGCGGGCCGGATGCAGGCGCCGCACCTGAACCTTTGGCTTGTCTCACGGGGTATCAACATCGGGTTGAACACGCGGATGTACTTTCCCGAAGACACCGCCGCCCATGCTGCCGACCCTGTGCTTGGAAGTATCGAGCAGCGTGCCCGCGTGGCGACGCTGATCGCTATTGCGACCGGGCCATCCACCTATCGCTTCGATATCCGGTTGCAGGGCGACGGCGAAACCGTATTCATCGACGTGTGA
- a CDS encoding 3-keto-5-aminohexanoate cleavage protein: MSNPCIICVAITGSLPTKANNPAVPITIAEQVESTQEAFEAGASIAHCHVRDDEGKPTSDPDRFARLKEGLEKHCPGMIVQLSTGGRSGAGYARGGMLPLRPDMASLSVGSNNFPTRVYENPPDLVDWLAAEMLKYEVKPEIEAFDLSHILKAKEMQTKGQLAGTPYVQFVMGVKNAMPADRHVFDYYIATVKRLFGDDVPWCAAGIGPAQIILNDWAVSSGGHARTGLEDNVRLDRDRLAPSNAALVQRVVDLCDRYNRPVATWAEARAILGLPLPQTA; encoded by the coding sequence ATGTCCAATCCGTGCATCATCTGCGTCGCCATCACCGGGTCCTTGCCGACCAAGGCCAACAATCCCGCCGTGCCGATCACCATCGCCGAACAGGTGGAAAGCACGCAGGAAGCGTTCGAGGCCGGGGCGAGCATTGCGCATTGCCATGTCCGCGATGATGAGGGAAAGCCGACCAGCGACCCCGACCGTTTCGCGCGGCTGAAGGAAGGGCTGGAAAAGCACTGCCCCGGCATGATCGTGCAATTGTCCACCGGTGGGCGATCAGGGGCCGGTTATGCGCGTGGCGGCATGCTGCCCTTGCGGCCGGATATGGCCAGCCTTTCGGTAGGGTCGAACAACTTTCCGACCCGCGTTTACGAAAACCCTCCTGATCTGGTGGATTGGCTTGCTGCCGAGATGCTGAAGTACGAGGTCAAGCCCGAGATCGAGGCTTTTGATCTTTCGCATATCCTCAAGGCCAAGGAGATGCAGACCAAGGGACAGTTGGCAGGCACGCCCTATGTGCAATTCGTGATGGGTGTTAAGAACGCAATGCCCGCAGACCGCCACGTGTTCGACTACTACATCGCCACCGTCAAACGCCTGTTCGGCGACGATGTGCCCTGGTGCGCGGCCGGGATAGGGCCGGCGCAGATCATCCTGAACGACTGGGCCGTTTCTTCTGGTGGCCATGCCCGCACGGGGCTGGAGGATAACGTGCGTCTTGACCGTGACAGGCTTGCCCCGTCCAACGCGGCCCTTGTTCAGCGGGTGGTCGACCTTTGTGATCGTTACAACCGCCCGGTGGCGACCTGGGCAGAGGCCCGCGCCATCCTTGGCCTTCCTTTGCCGCAAACCGCCTAG